One window from the genome of Toxotes jaculatrix isolate fToxJac2 chromosome 17, fToxJac2.pri, whole genome shotgun sequence encodes:
- the pax1a gene encoding paired box protein Pax-1a isoform X2: MEQTYGEVNQLGGVFVNGRPLPNAIRLRIVELAQLGIRPCDISRQLRVSHGCVSKILARYNETGSILPGAIGGSKPRVTTPNVVKNIREYKQNDPGIFAWEIRDRLLADGVCDKYNVPSVSSISRILRNKIGNLSQPNQYESSKQASAQAGLPYNHIYPYSYPNTMSPKMSSPPGVPVTAGHVSISRAWPSAHTVSNILGIRAFMDPAAIAGTEGYPPKMEEWSSVNRAAFPAAHTVNGIDKSAIDADIKYAQYGVYSGSAGGYVAPGHHHWQPQSPALSHPGSGMGMHAGEIHSPMAFKHQQTREGDRKPPSPLSKQQQQQQHEDLNSVHGLSLPTSSS, translated from the exons ATGG AGCAAACCTATGGAGAGGTGAACCAGTTAGGTGGCGTGTTCGTCAATGGGCGACCTCTGCCCAATGCCATACGGTTAAGAATAGTGGAGCTGGCTCAGCTCGGGATCAGACCCTGTGATATAAGCCGGCAACTCCGAGTCTCCCACGGCTGCGTGAGCAAGATTTTAGCGAGGTACAACGAGACGGGCTCCATCTTACCCGGTGCCATCGGTGGAAGCAAACCACGGGTCACGACGCCTAACGTGGTGAAAAATATCAGGGAATACAAACAAAACGATCCCGGGATCTTTGCCTGGGAGATCCGGGACAGGCTTTTGGCAGATGGAGTTTGTGACAAGTACAATGTCCCGTCGGTTAGTTCCATCAGCAGGATTTTACGCAACAAGATTGGAAATCTCTCCCAGCCCAACCAGTATGAGAGCAGTAAGCAAGCCTCGGCGCAGGCCGGTCTCCCTTACAACCACATATACCCTTATTCCTACCCCAACACCATGTCTCCTAAAATGAGCAGCCCTCCTGGAGTACCCGTGACGGCTGGACATGTGAGCATATCCAGGGCCTGGCCTTCTGCACACACCGTCAGCAACATCCTCGGCATACGAGCCTTCATGGATCCTGCAG CCATTGCTGGGACGGAAGGATATCCACCAAAAATGGAGGAGTGGAGTAGCGTCAACAGAGCAGCTTTCCCAGCGGCCCACACAGTCAACGGGATTGACAAGTCAGCCATTGACGCCGACATAAAATACGctcag TACGGGGTGTACAGCGGGTCAGCAGGAGGCTACGTGGCCCCGGGCCACCACCACTGGCAGCCGCAGAGCCCGGCCCTGTCCCACCCAGGCAGCGGGATGGGCATGCATGCAGGGGAGATCCACTCGCCGATGGCCTTCAAGCACCAGCAGACCCGAGAAG GAGACAGAAAACCGCCCAGTCCCCTgagcaagcagcagcagcagcagcaacatgaagACTTGAACAGTGTGCATGGACTCAGTCTCCCTACCTCATCATCATAA
- the pax1a gene encoding paired box protein Pax-1a isoform X1, with protein MEQTYGEVNQLGGVFVNGRPLPNAIRLRIVELAQLGIRPCDISRQLRVSHGCVSKILARYNETGSILPGAIGGSKPRVTTPNVVKNIREYKQNDPGIFAWEIRDRLLADGVCDKYNVPSVSSISRILRNKIGNLSQPNQYESSKQASAQAGLPYNHIYPYSYPNTMSPKMSSPPGVPVTAGHVSISRAWPSAHTVSNILGIRAFMDPAAIAGTEGYPPKMEEWSSVNRAAFPAAHTVNGIDKSAIDADIKYAQPSSTLSSYVSACAYSPTNQYGVYSGSAGGYVAPGHHHWQPQSPALSHPGSGMGMHAGEIHSPMAFKHQQTREGDRKPPSPLSKQQQQQQHEDLNSVHGLSLPTSSS; from the exons ATGG AGCAAACCTATGGAGAGGTGAACCAGTTAGGTGGCGTGTTCGTCAATGGGCGACCTCTGCCCAATGCCATACGGTTAAGAATAGTGGAGCTGGCTCAGCTCGGGATCAGACCCTGTGATATAAGCCGGCAACTCCGAGTCTCCCACGGCTGCGTGAGCAAGATTTTAGCGAGGTACAACGAGACGGGCTCCATCTTACCCGGTGCCATCGGTGGAAGCAAACCACGGGTCACGACGCCTAACGTGGTGAAAAATATCAGGGAATACAAACAAAACGATCCCGGGATCTTTGCCTGGGAGATCCGGGACAGGCTTTTGGCAGATGGAGTTTGTGACAAGTACAATGTCCCGTCGGTTAGTTCCATCAGCAGGATTTTACGCAACAAGATTGGAAATCTCTCCCAGCCCAACCAGTATGAGAGCAGTAAGCAAGCCTCGGCGCAGGCCGGTCTCCCTTACAACCACATATACCCTTATTCCTACCCCAACACCATGTCTCCTAAAATGAGCAGCCCTCCTGGAGTACCCGTGACGGCTGGACATGTGAGCATATCCAGGGCCTGGCCTTCTGCACACACCGTCAGCAACATCCTCGGCATACGAGCCTTCATGGATCCTGCAG CCATTGCTGGGACGGAAGGATATCCACCAAAAATGGAGGAGTGGAGTAGCGTCAACAGAGCAGCTTTCCCAGCGGCCCACACAGTCAACGGGATTGACAAGTCAGCCATTGACGCCGACATAAAATACGctcag CCTTCCTCGACATTGTCCAGTTATGTCTCGGCGTGTGCTTACTCTCCCACCAACCAGTACGGGGTGTACAGCGGGTCAGCAGGAGGCTACGTGGCCCCGGGCCACCACCACTGGCAGCCGCAGAGCCCGGCCCTGTCCCACCCAGGCAGCGGGATGGGCATGCATGCAGGGGAGATCCACTCGCCGATGGCCTTCAAGCACCAGCAGACCCGAGAAG GAGACAGAAAACCGCCCAGTCCCCTgagcaagcagcagcagcagcagcaacatgaagACTTGAACAGTGTGCATGGACTCAGTCTCCCTACCTCATCATCATAA